From a region of the Odoribacter splanchnicus DSM 20712 genome:
- a CDS encoding iron ABC transporter permease: MASTGRNTTFILLIILSIVVFLFLNMVLGSVRIPMSAVWHIFTGTGDEPQTWQNIIWKSRFPQALTALVAGAGLSISGLQMQTVFRNPLAGPSVLGISSGASMGVAFVVLFSGSIGGVALSHLGLFGEVALSIAAVAGSLSVMALIVFASHKVKGNVTLLIIGVMIGYLANAIIGILKFFSVEEDIKTYVIWGLGSFSRVSGNQMMLFVTIMAILIPLSFLLVKTLNLLMLGDGYARNLGLNIKRARVLVITCSGVLTAIVTAYCGPIIFLGLAVPHLCRAVFQTSDHRLLMPACLVMGASLALACNLIARMPGFEGALPVNSVTALIGAPVVASVLFRKRKNELNE; encoded by the coding sequence ATGGCTTCAACCGGACGAAATACAACTTTTATCCTGCTTATCATATTGAGTATTGTTGTATTCTTATTCCTCAACATGGTATTGGGTTCGGTTCGTATACCGATGAGTGCGGTATGGCACATCTTCACCGGTACAGGAGATGAGCCTCAAACCTGGCAGAATATCATTTGGAAATCGCGTTTTCCGCAGGCATTGACCGCCTTGGTCGCCGGAGCAGGTCTGTCGATCAGTGGTTTGCAGATGCAAACGGTATTTCGCAATCCCCTGGCAGGACCTTCTGTATTAGGAATCAGCTCAGGAGCCAGTATGGGAGTTGCTTTCGTCGTACTTTTTTCAGGTAGCATAGGCGGAGTAGCCCTCAGCCACCTCGGTCTTTTCGGAGAAGTGGCGCTTTCGATCGCTGCCGTCGCCGGTTCGTTATCCGTTATGGCACTGATTGTTTTCGCTTCACATAAAGTAAAAGGAAACGTTACCCTGCTTATTATCGGAGTGATGATCGGTTACCTGGCGAATGCCATCATCGGTATTTTAAAATTTTTTAGTGTAGAAGAAGATATTAAAACCTATGTTATCTGGGGGCTGGGAAGTTTCTCACGGGTATCCGGTAATCAAATGATGCTTTTTGTTACGATCATGGCCATCTTGATCCCCTTGTCTTTTTTGTTGGTGAAAACATTAAACTTATTGATGCTGGGAGATGGTTATGCCCGGAATCTGGGATTGAATATCAAACGGGCCAGAGTTCTGGTGATCACCTGTTCGGGCGTATTGACGGCTATTGTTACGGCCTATTGCGGTCCGATCATCTTTTTAGGCTTGGCAGTCCCTCACCTGTGCCGGGCTGTTTTCCAAACTTCGGATCACCGGCTTTTGATGCCGGCCTGTCTGGTTATGGGCGCCTCCCTGGCTTTGGCCTGTAATCTGATCGCACGCATGCCGGGTTTCGAAGGAGCCCTGCCGGTTAATTCGGTCACGGCACTCATCGGAGCTCCGGTTGTTGCTTCGGTATTATTCCGTAAACGTAAAAACGAACTGAATGAATAA
- a CDS encoding ABC transporter ATP-binding protein translates to MNKTATIQLRNLTIGYKGKVRPKIVAENICSDIYAGELTCLLGTNGIGKSTLLRTLSAFQPKLSGDIYLAGKKLEKYTDKALSTVISVVLTEKCDIRNMTVRELIGMGRSPYTGFWGKLSRADDEIVDKAIGLVNIHPLASRMLHTLSDGERQKAMIAKALAQETPVIYLDEPTAFLDFPSKVEIMQLLHHLTRETDKTIFLSTHDLELALQIADKIWLMDKVNGITSGTPEDLALEGYLSRFFARKGITFDMESGLFRITNNYRYEIRLTGHGYRYAMVRKALQRNEILANRDIDSAVYIETNRQPDQFILHFPHQEDIIVHTIEELLEKLTL, encoded by the coding sequence ATGAATAAGACCGCTACCATACAACTCCGTAACCTGACGATCGGCTATAAAGGGAAAGTACGCCCTAAAATTGTAGCCGAAAATATTTGCAGTGATATTTATGCCGGTGAACTGACCTGTCTTTTAGGAACGAACGGTATTGGAAAATCCACCCTACTGCGCACCCTTTCGGCCTTCCAGCCCAAATTAAGCGGAGATATTTACCTGGCTGGAAAAAAATTGGAAAAATATACGGACAAAGCCTTATCCACGGTGATCAGTGTCGTTTTGACCGAAAAATGTGATATCCGCAATATGACGGTCCGGGAATTAATCGGTATGGGCCGTAGTCCTTATACAGGTTTTTGGGGTAAATTAAGCCGGGCTGACGATGAGATCGTGGATAAAGCGATCGGGCTGGTCAATATTCATCCTCTGGCTTCCCGAATGCTTCATACCCTAAGTGACGGTGAACGTCAGAAAGCAATGATCGCCAAAGCTTTGGCTCAGGAGACACCGGTCATTTATCTGGATGAGCCGACCGCTTTCCTCGATTTCCCAAGCAAAGTCGAAATCATGCAACTGCTTCATCACCTGACCCGCGAAACCGATAAAACGATTTTTCTTTCGACTCATGATCTGGAACTAGCCCTCCAGATCGCCGATAAGATTTGGCTGATGGATAAGGTGAACGGTATCACCTCCGGTACGCCGGAAGACCTTGCCCTGGAAGGATACCTCAGTCGTTTTTTCGCCCGCAAAGGGATTACTTTCGACATGGAATCAGGACTTTTCCGCATCACCAACAATTATCGGTACGAAATCCGTCTGACCGGACACGGCTATCGCTATGCCATGGTACGTAAAGCCCTTCAACGAAATGAGATCCTGGCCAATCGCGATATTGACTCAGCTGTTTACATTGAAACCAACAGGCAGCCTGATCAATTCATATTGCATTTTCCTCACCAGGAAGATATTATAGTCCATACAATAGAAGAATTATTAGAAAAACTAACACTGTAA
- the fldA gene encoding flavodoxin FldA has product MKKIGIFYGSTTGTTESVAEQIASHLGVGSSEVYNVGNTDAKVAEEYELLILGSSTWGSGELQDDWYDFLEQLAGKNLSGKKIALFGCGDAMSFGSTFCDAVGIIYEKLQGTGATFIGTVDPSDYTYDASTAEIDGQLVGLLIDENNEADKTELRIQNWTDALKKEI; this is encoded by the coding sequence ATGAAAAAGATTGGAATATTTTACGGTTCAACAACCGGAACAACCGAATCAGTAGCGGAGCAGATCGCTTCTCATCTGGGGGTCGGTAGCAGTGAGGTGTACAATGTAGGAAATACCGATGCTAAAGTAGCTGAAGAGTATGAACTGCTCATCTTAGGAAGTTCGACCTGGGGATCGGGAGAATTGCAGGATGATTGGTATGATTTTCTGGAACAATTAGCCGGAAAAAATCTAAGTGGTAAAAAAATAGCCCTATTCGGTTGTGGGGATGCCATGTCGTTCGGATCTACTTTCTGTGATGCCGTCGGGATCATCTATGAAAAATTACAGGGTACAGGAGCTACGTTTATCGGAACTGTCGATCCTTCGGATTATACCTATGATGCCTCCACTGCCGAAATCGACGGACAGCTGGTCGGATTATTGATCGACGAAAACAACGAAGCGGATAAAACGGAACTCCGTATACAAAACTGGACCGATGCGTTGAAAAAAGAAATTTAA
- a CDS encoding DUF2023 family protein yields MDSCILSGDMKIFVHHIYELQKGIRYMALCTIDKTDESFAIQRLEKSGLEYEICPINAHRLNLFFGKKECIDIVRLICNRPLNLLTPEEDFILGTMLGYDVCQQCERYNHRKTLIQSA; encoded by the coding sequence ATGGATAGTTGCATTTTATCCGGAGACATGAAAATATTCGTACACCATATCTACGAATTACAAAAAGGTATACGGTACATGGCATTGTGTACGATAGACAAAACCGATGAATCTTTTGCCATACAAAGATTAGAAAAATCAGGTCTTGAATATGAAATCTGTCCCATCAATGCCCACCGACTGAACTTGTTTTTCGGAAAAAAAGAATGTATCGATATTGTCCGGTTAATCTGCAACCGTCCATTAAACCTGTTAACCCCCGAAGAAGATTTTATCCTGGGTACCATGCTGGGATATGATGTGTGTCAGCAATGCGAACGTTATAACCATCGTAAAACTTTAATCCAAAGTGCCTGA
- the cbiD gene encoding cobalt-precorrin-5B (C(1))-methyltransferase CbiD, with product MILVFGGTTEGRAAVETLDEAGQTYYYSTRGNGQQVECIHGIRLAGAMEVKEMIDFCREHGIQLLVDAAHPFAEQLHKNIGQAAEELNIPVVRYERIYPPRDPDLIWCDSYAEACVWLKNQGIRNLLALSGVQTIPKLKAYWLENPCWFRVLDRPESRQLALKYGFPAGKLIFWEEGKEERGVLLQLRPDAILTKESGRSGYFREKVEAARKSGIPVVVIKRPVLPEGFYVVTGNNGLRHRIERLLPGFYPLHSGFTTGSCACAAAKAALSTLLTGEVLNQVTITLPDGEEVELPVSRTEKDGQSIICTVVKDAGDDPDVTNKREICAKVMLSKETGIRFAAGKGVGIVTLPGLGLEIGEPAINPTPRKMMAAETEKILEAHRIPKQGVVIEISVPDGEELALKTFNPKLGIVGGISIIGTSGVVRPFSSEAFVATIRKEIQVAKALGCRHIVINSGAKSERILRERFPEIIPQAFVHYGNYIEETLKIIEEEGIGRVTMGIMIGKAVKLAEGHGDTHSRNVVMNRDFIIGLAKEAGCDDGICARISEMTLARELWNMLPADHPFFSFLLKKCEEVCYSYIKGEKKCIIELMLISEESL from the coding sequence ATGATATTGGTATTTGGTGGAACTACAGAAGGTAGGGCTGCAGTAGAGACTTTGGATGAAGCCGGGCAAACTTATTATTATTCAACCCGGGGAAACGGACAGCAAGTGGAGTGTATACACGGCATTCGGCTGGCGGGAGCTATGGAAGTGAAAGAGATGATCGATTTCTGCCGGGAACATGGGATTCAATTGTTGGTAGATGCTGCTCATCCGTTTGCCGAACAACTGCACAAGAATATAGGACAAGCTGCTGAAGAATTGAATATTCCGGTTGTTCGTTACGAACGGATTTATCCTCCCCGTGATCCGGACCTGATCTGGTGTGATTCGTATGCAGAAGCTTGTGTATGGTTGAAAAATCAGGGAATACGGAATTTACTGGCCTTGTCCGGTGTGCAGACCATACCTAAATTGAAGGCTTATTGGTTGGAAAATCCTTGTTGGTTCCGGGTACTCGATCGGCCGGAGTCCCGGCAATTGGCTTTAAAATATGGATTTCCGGCAGGGAAGCTGATTTTTTGGGAAGAGGGAAAAGAGGAAAGGGGGGTGTTATTGCAATTACGCCCCGATGCTATCCTGACCAAGGAGAGCGGCCGGTCCGGTTATTTCCGTGAAAAGGTCGAAGCTGCCCGGAAATCAGGTATTCCGGTTGTCGTGATCAAACGTCCGGTATTGCCCGAGGGATTCTATGTCGTAACCGGGAACAATGGTTTGCGGCACCGCATAGAACGTCTGTTGCCCGGATTTTATCCATTGCATAGTGGTTTCACGACCGGTAGCTGTGCCTGTGCTGCTGCAAAAGCGGCTTTATCGACTCTGCTGACGGGAGAAGTGTTGAATCAGGTGACGATCACTCTACCTGACGGCGAAGAAGTCGAATTGCCTGTGAGCCGTACAGAGAAGGACGGACAGAGTATAATCTGCACGGTGGTCAAAGACGCGGGAGATGATCCTGACGTGACTAATAAACGGGAAATCTGTGCAAAAGTAATGCTTTCTAAAGAAACCGGTATTCGTTTTGCCGCAGGGAAAGGAGTAGGTATCGTAACTTTGCCCGGATTGGGTTTGGAGATAGGAGAACCGGCTATAAATCCGACTCCCCGAAAGATGATGGCCGCCGAGACAGAAAAAATTCTGGAAGCTCATCGTATACCGAAACAAGGAGTAGTCATCGAGATTTCGGTACCCGATGGAGAAGAACTGGCTCTCAAAACTTTCAATCCGAAATTAGGTATTGTCGGGGGAATTTCCATTATCGGTACTTCCGGAGTGGTCCGTCCTTTTTCGTCCGAAGCTTTCGTTGCGACCATCCGTAAAGAAATACAGGTAGCTAAAGCATTGGGATGCCGGCATATCGTCATTAATTCGGGAGCTAAAAGTGAGCGGATCCTCCGGGAACGTTTCCCTGAAATAATACCTCAGGCTTTTGTCCATTATGGTAATTATATCGAAGAGACTTTGAAAATCATAGAGGAGGAAGGTATCGGGCGGGTAACGATGGGGATTATGATCGGCAAAGCGGTGAAATTGGCCGAGGGGCATGGGGATACGCATAGCCGGAATGTAGTTATGAACCGCGATTTTATCATCGGTTTGGCGAAGGAAGCCGGTTGTGATGACGGGATTTGTGCCCGCATTTCTGAAATGACTTTAGCCCGGGAATTATGGAATATGTTACCGGCCGATCATCCGTTTTTCTCCTTCCTTTTGAAAAAATGCGAGGAAGTTTGTTATTCCTATATAAAGGGAGAAAAAAAGTGTATAATTGAACTGATGCTGATTTCTGAAGAGTCCTTATGA
- a CDS encoding transposase, with the protein MSRQARQQSNTGVYHVIQRGVNRMLIFHEDADRRMFLDLLKSQAGEFFKVYCFCLMDNHIHLIVKTSRLSFYIHRILTAYAIWFNHKYEREGYLFQDRFKSEVIEDQGYLLRCFRYVLQNPLKAGLCHKISEYRWNSYSVYFNPVDSFVSTEFLTLFFDSKADFQAYMLEDEDGEFMEAGYQFKDHEVRKLLEEMLEGESFEILTKVEQRQVLKVLKQNPNIGLRQLARITGISLGIIHRL; encoded by the coding sequence ATGTCCCGGCAGGCTCGTCAACAGTCCAATACAGGTGTATACCACGTCATCCAACGTGGTGTTAATCGTATGTTGATATTCCATGAAGATGCTGATCGACGGATGTTTCTCGATCTTTTGAAATCACAGGCTGGTGAATTTTTCAAAGTGTACTGTTTTTGTTTGATGGATAATCACATTCATCTTATCGTAAAAACCAGTCGCTTGAGTTTTTATATTCATCGGATTTTGACGGCGTATGCGATATGGTTTAATCATAAATATGAACGGGAGGGTTATCTTTTTCAAGATCGTTTTAAAAGTGAGGTCATTGAAGATCAGGGTTACTTGTTGCGTTGTTTTCGGTATGTGCTGCAAAATCCCTTGAAAGCAGGTTTGTGTCATAAAATTTCGGAATACCGGTGGAACAGTTATTCGGTATATTTTAATCCGGTGGATTCTTTTGTTTCCACTGAATTTTTAACTTTGTTTTTCGATAGTAAAGCAGATTTTCAGGCCTATATGTTAGAAGATGAAGACGGGGAATTCATGGAAGCGGGATATCAATTTAAAGATCATGAGGTCCGGAAATTGTTAGAAGAAATGTTGGAAGGGGAAAGTTTTGAGATTTTAACTAAAGTTGAACAGAGACAGGTGCTGAAAGTATTGAAACAGAATCCGAACATTGGATTACGGCAACTTGCCCGTATTACAGGGATCAGTTTAGGTATAATCCATCGTTTGTAA
- the cobM gene encoding precorrin-4 C(11)-methyltransferase, translated as MIINTMKTAMIIASDAGARTAGIIREELGKEVDLFSVSERSGCVRIDSITDFTLRHFGDYEAFVFIGAMGICVRAIAPCVTSKYADPAVVNVDATGHFVVSVLAGHVGGANALTERLARILGAQPVVTTQSDNTGLWALDLLGKENGWKMEYRRSLNELISIFVNQRPTALLLDIRDEGTDRLEHSRPAHVDIYYHFEDIPAGRYELIIAVTPCLYECETPILYYHPAVLHLGVGCRKQCNPTGIWAYIGDELKRHGLSPLAVKVVTTIELKKDEPMVADLVRNLSAKMQIYRPEELKDIEVPNPSGKVFEVTGACSVSEATALKSAGNTKLLLEKQKGQVTPGNDFTFAVALDREAERSGFIEIVGAGPGDPELVSVRGKRLLEKADLILYAGSLVPIELTYYAKPGATVRSSASMTLEEQFALMKEFYDRGLFIVRLHTGDPCIYGAIQEQMAFFDRYGMRYRITPGISSFLAAAAALRSQFTIPEKVQSIILTRGEGRTPMPEKEKLHLLARSQSTMCIFLSASIAEEVQRELLECYPPETPVAACYHLTWKDEKIFRGELRNLAAIMKENNLTLTTMIVVGEAIGNREGLSKLYSSHFTHLFRGTKGRG; from the coding sequence ATGATAATAAATACAATGAAAACAGCTATGATAATCGCTTCGGATGCCGGGGCACGAACTGCCGGAATTATCCGGGAAGAACTAGGTAAGGAAGTGGACCTGTTCTCTGTATCGGAACGGAGCGGGTGTGTCCGGATCGATTCGATCACTGATTTTACCTTAAGGCATTTCGGGGATTACGAAGCTTTTGTTTTTATCGGGGCGATGGGAATTTGTGTACGGGCGATCGCTCCTTGTGTGACTTCGAAATATGCAGATCCTGCCGTAGTCAATGTGGACGCTACCGGACATTTTGTTGTGTCGGTTCTGGCCGGCCATGTCGGTGGCGCAAATGCCCTGACCGAACGGTTAGCCCGTATATTAGGGGCTCAGCCTGTGGTTACGACCCAAAGTGATAATACCGGATTATGGGCTTTGGATTTGTTAGGTAAAGAGAATGGCTGGAAAATGGAATACCGGCGTTCCTTGAATGAGCTGATTTCCATTTTCGTCAACCAGCGGCCGACGGCCCTGTTGTTGGATATACGCGATGAGGGAACCGACCGGCTCGAACATTCACGACCAGCCCATGTGGATATCTATTATCATTTCGAGGATATTCCGGCAGGACGTTATGAGCTGATTATTGCCGTTACTCCCTGTTTGTATGAATGTGAAACACCGATTTTATATTATCATCCGGCTGTACTTCATTTGGGGGTAGGATGCCGTAAGCAGTGTAACCCGACCGGTATTTGGGCTTATATTGGTGATGAATTGAAACGGCATGGACTTTCTCCTTTAGCTGTTAAGGTAGTGACAACTATTGAGTTGAAAAAAGATGAACCTATGGTCGCCGATCTGGTTCGGAATCTGTCTGCTAAAATGCAGATTTACAGGCCTGAGGAACTGAAGGATATAGAAGTACCGAATCCCTCCGGGAAGGTATTCGAGGTGACAGGCGCCTGTAGTGTTTCCGAAGCAACTGCTTTGAAAAGTGCCGGGAATACGAAATTATTGCTGGAAAAACAGAAGGGACAGGTTACTCCGGGGAATGATTTTACTTTTGCCGTTGCTCTGGATAGAGAGGCGGAACGAAGCGGTTTTATCGAGATCGTCGGGGCAGGTCCCGGTGATCCGGAACTGGTTTCTGTCCGGGGGAAAAGGTTATTGGAAAAAGCCGATTTAATTCTTTATGCAGGAAGTCTGGTGCCAATCGAGCTTACTTATTATGCAAAGCCGGGGGCGACTGTGCGTAGCTCGGCTTCCATGACCCTGGAAGAGCAATTTGCATTGATGAAAGAGTTTTATGACCGGGGATTATTTATTGTCCGGTTACATACCGGGGATCCTTGTATTTATGGGGCTATCCAGGAGCAAATGGCCTTTTTCGACCGGTACGGTATGCGTTACCGGATTACACCGGGAATCTCTTCTTTCCTGGCTGCTGCTGCTGCATTGCGTTCACAGTTTACCATACCTGAAAAGGTTCAGAGTATTATTCTCACCCGTGGAGAGGGGCGTACACCGATGCCGGAAAAGGAAAAACTCCATCTGTTGGCCCGGTCACAAAGCACGATGTGCATTTTCCTGAGTGCTTCGATTGCCGAAGAAGTACAGCGTGAATTACTGGAATGTTATCCTCCCGAGACTCCTGTGGCAGCCTGTTATCACCTGACCTGGAAAGACGAAAAGATTTTCCGGGGCGAACTCCGTAATTTGGCGGCAATAATGAAAGAGAACAATTTGACCTTGACCACCATGATTGTAGTCGGCGAAGCAATCGGTAACCGGGAAGGTTTGTCAAAACTCTACTCCAGCCATTTCACCCACCTGTTTCGTGGAACAAAGGGACGGGGATAA
- a CDS encoding M24 family metallopeptidase: protein MERKQMENELELKWRRIQQAMRQEEADGCLLTMNMNLYYVSGQVFNGYFYLPAEGRPYWFVKRLTVPETNQVHVIRKPEQMPELFRDLNLAMPRKLLLEEDELSYNECIRLQHVFRAEATGNASALIRHIRMIKTPWEIEQMRISARRHEAVYREIPACYRPGMRDVELQIEIEKRMRMHGSLGYFRAFGSNMDIFMGSLLAGENAGEPSPFDFALGGTGMHASGPLGANGTLLEEGTTVMADMSGNYTAYQTDMTRVFSIGKLPDRAYRVHRVALEIQARMERTAKPGVPCAELYRDALAMAGQEGLEDCFMGTRFQAKFVGHGVGLEINELPVLTTRSKDILQPGMTFAFEPKFVLAGIGAVGIENTFLVTDSGVEKMTLLDENIIEL from the coding sequence ATGGAAAGAAAGCAAATGGAGAACGAGTTGGAGTTGAAATGGCGACGGATTCAGCAGGCTATGCGGCAGGAAGAAGCTGATGGATGTTTGCTGACGATGAATATGAATTTGTACTATGTGTCAGGGCAGGTGTTTAACGGTTATTTTTATCTTCCGGCGGAGGGACGGCCTTATTGGTTTGTCAAACGACTGACTGTACCCGAAACAAATCAGGTACATGTTATCCGGAAACCGGAACAAATGCCGGAACTTTTTCGGGACCTGAATCTGGCAATGCCCCGCAAGCTACTTCTTGAGGAGGACGAGCTTTCTTATAATGAATGTATCCGTTTGCAACATGTATTCCGGGCTGAAGCAACGGGTAACGCTTCTGCCCTGATACGGCACATCCGAATGATCAAAACGCCTTGGGAAATAGAGCAAATGCGTATCTCTGCCAGGAGGCATGAGGCGGTTTATCGTGAGATTCCGGCCTGTTACCGGCCTGGGATGAGGGATGTTGAATTGCAGATCGAGATTGAAAAGCGGATGCGGATGCATGGTTCCCTGGGTTATTTCCGGGCTTTTGGTTCGAATATGGATATCTTTATGGGAAGTCTGTTGGCAGGAGAAAATGCCGGAGAACCTTCCCCTTTTGACTTTGCCTTGGGGGGAACGGGAATGCATGCTTCGGGGCCTTTGGGAGCGAACGGGACTTTGTTGGAGGAAGGAACTACGGTAATGGCGGATATGTCGGGAAACTATACCGCCTATCAAACGGATATGACCCGGGTGTTTTCAATCGGGAAATTACCGGACCGGGCCTACCGGGTGCATCGTGTCGCTTTGGAAATACAGGCTCGCATGGAACGAACGGCAAAACCCGGGGTGCCCTGTGCCGAATTGTATCGGGATGCTTTGGCAATGGCCGGACAAGAAGGGTTGGAGGATTGTTTTATGGGTACCCGTTTTCAGGCAAAATTCGTCGGACATGGCGTTGGATTGGAAATAAATGAATTGCCTGTATTGACCACCCGCTCGAAGGATATACTACAACCGGGAATGACTTTTGCTTTTGAACCGAAGTTCGTATTGGCAGGAATCGGAGCCGTGGGAATTGAAAATACATTTTTAGTGACAGATTCCGGTGTGGAAAAAATGACTTTATTGGATGAGAATATAATTGAATTATAA
- a CDS encoding Nramp family divalent metal transporter: protein MFHFIRKSLKTAKHHPRLGGLEILKYIGPGLLVTVGFIDPGNWASNLAAGADYGYTLLWMVSLSTVMLIILQHNVAHLGIATGLCLSEATMTYIRPKYAKMILWTAMGASVSTSLAEILGGAIALEMLFGIPVRIGAILTTVFVCIMLFTNSYRVIERWIIAFVSIIGLSFIYELSLVHIDWGEAVLAWVTPSFPKGSMVVIMSVLGAVVMPHNLFLHSEVIQSRQWNLEDDKVIRRQLRYEFWDTFLSMMIGWAINSAMILLAAATFFKSGSTVNELQDASALLQPLLGNNAAVIFAVALLFAGIASTITSGMAAGSIFAGIYREPYDIKDSHSRWGVLLSLVMALIIIMLVSNPFMGLIYSQMILSIQLPVTIFLQVYLTSSGKVMGKYKNRTSTKWILYILGGIVTVLNVMLFISMF, encoded by the coding sequence ATGTTTCACTTTATCCGTAAGTCGTTGAAAACGGCAAAACACCATCCCCGGTTAGGAGGACTGGAGATTTTAAAATATATCGGTCCCGGTTTATTGGTTACTGTGGGATTTATCGATCCGGGGAATTGGGCTTCGAATCTGGCTGCCGGTGCCGATTATGGTTATACCCTTTTGTGGATGGTATCGTTGTCTACGGTCATGTTGATCATTTTGCAGCACAATGTGGCTCACTTGGGGATTGCTACCGGGCTGTGTCTTTCCGAAGCCACCATGACCTATATCCGGCCGAAATATGCTAAAATGATATTGTGGACGGCTATGGGAGCTTCGGTGTCCACCTCCCTGGCCGAAATTTTGGGAGGAGCGATCGCTTTGGAAATGTTGTTCGGTATTCCGGTGCGGATCGGAGCTATATTGACTACCGTTTTCGTATGTATTATGCTTTTTACCAATTCCTATCGGGTGATCGAGCGTTGGATCATCGCTTTTGTGTCTATTATCGGATTATCTTTTATTTACGAACTGTCCCTGGTACATATCGATTGGGGAGAAGCGGTTCTCGCGTGGGTGACTCCTTCTTTTCCTAAAGGTTCGATGGTCGTGATCATGAGTGTTTTGGGAGCTGTGGTGATGCCGCATAATCTTTTTCTCCATTCGGAGGTAATCCAGAGCCGGCAATGGAATCTGGAAGACGATAAAGTGATTCGCAGGCAGTTGCGTTATGAGTTTTGGGATACTTTCTTATCCATGATGATCGGTTGGGCAATCAATAGTGCCATGATCCTATTGGCGGCAGCCACTTTTTTCAAAAGCGGTAGTACGGTCAATGAGTTACAGGATGCCAGTGCTTTATTGCAACCGCTTTTAGGAAATAATGCCGCTGTGATTTTTGCCGTGGCTTTGTTGTTTGCCGGCATCGCTTCGACCATTACTTCGGGAATGGCTGCCGGTTCGATCTTTGCCGGCATTTACCGGGAGCCTTACGACATCAAAGACAGTCATTCCCGTTGGGGGGTATTGCTTTCACTGGTGATGGCATTGATTATTATCATGCTGGTTTCTAATCCGTTTATGGGACTCATCTATTCCCAAATGATCCTGAGTATTCAGTTGCCCGTTACGATTTTCCTGCAGGTATATCTGACTTCTTCCGGGAAAGTCATGGGTAAATATAAAAACCGGACTTCTACAAAATGGATCTTATATATTTTGGGAGGGATTGTGACCGTATTGAATGTGATGTTATTTATCAGTATGTTTTGA